The Metabacillus schmidteae genome has a segment encoding these proteins:
- a CDS encoding ABC transporter ATP-binding protein: MLKRFFSYYTPHKKLFIMDFSSAIIVALLELAFPLAVQWFIDSLLPTENWSAIVSVSITLLVLYILSTFLQYIVNYWGHMLGINIETDMRKQLFQHVQKQSFKFFDNTKTGNIMSRITNDLMDIGELAHHGPEDLFISIMTFVGAFWIMFTVNVKLALVALIILPFLAWLIVVSNLKMNKAWKKMYGEIADVNARVEDSVSGVRVVQSFTNESFENKRFSVNNMKFRKAKLGGYKVMSFSLSGIYMMTRFVTLAVLVVGAWLSYTGQLTYGELVGFVLYINVLFKPIDKISALMELYPKGMAGFKRFTELLDMDPDVQDVKDAVEVQTLRGDITFNDVTFGYDEHKQVLNGIDLSISAGETIAFVGPSGAGKTTICTLIPRFYDVDNGSIKIDGIDVRNMTKQSLRSQIGIVQQDVFLFTGTLRENIAYGKLGATQEEIEEAAKRAHLESFIESLPFGYDTQIGERGLKLSGGQKQRIAIARMFLKNPPILILDEATSALDTETELIIQQALTELSQNRTTLVIAHRLATIRNADRIVVVTEDGIAEQGKHDELIEQGGIFANLHRVQYQR; the protein is encoded by the coding sequence ATGCTAAAGCGGTTTTTTTCATATTATACCCCTCATAAAAAGCTTTTTATTATGGACTTTAGCAGTGCGATCATCGTAGCTCTATTAGAGTTAGCCTTTCCGCTTGCAGTTCAATGGTTTATAGATTCTTTATTACCAACTGAAAACTGGTCAGCAATCGTATCTGTAAGTATTACGCTATTAGTTTTATATATTTTAAGTACATTTTTGCAGTATATCGTCAATTACTGGGGACATATGCTAGGAATAAATATTGAAACAGATATGAGAAAACAGCTGTTTCAGCATGTACAAAAGCAGTCATTTAAGTTTTTTGACAATACGAAGACAGGAAATATTATGAGTCGTATTACAAATGATTTAATGGATATCGGTGAGCTTGCCCACCATGGTCCTGAGGATTTATTTATATCTATTATGACGTTTGTTGGTGCGTTTTGGATTATGTTCACAGTTAATGTCAAGTTGGCATTAGTAGCACTTATTATTTTACCGTTTTTAGCTTGGTTAATTGTCGTAAGTAACTTGAAGATGAATAAAGCTTGGAAAAAAATGTACGGTGAAATCGCAGATGTAAATGCTCGTGTAGAAGACAGTGTTTCGGGTGTGCGAGTAGTTCAATCTTTTACAAATGAAAGCTTTGAAAACAAACGTTTTTCTGTGAATAATATGAAATTCCGTAAAGCTAAGCTAGGTGGATATAAAGTAATGTCCTTTAGCTTATCAGGAATTTATATGATGACACGATTTGTCACACTTGCAGTTCTCGTTGTAGGGGCATGGCTAAGCTATACAGGACAGCTTACTTACGGTGAGTTAGTTGGATTTGTCTTGTATATTAATGTACTCTTTAAGCCCATTGATAAAATTAGTGCTTTAATGGAACTTTATCCAAAAGGAATGGCCGGATTTAAACGATTTACTGAGCTGCTTGATATGGATCCGGATGTTCAAGATGTAAAAGATGCTGTTGAAGTTCAAACACTCCGTGGAGATATTACATTTAATGATGTAACATTTGGTTATGATGAACATAAACAGGTATTGAATGGAATTGACTTGTCTATTTCAGCAGGTGAAACAATTGCTTTTGTTGGACCATCTGGTGCTGGAAAAACAACAATCTGTACCCTGATTCCTCGTTTTTACGATGTTGACAATGGTTCAATTAAAATTGATGGAATTGATGTACGTAATATGACAAAACAATCACTTCGTTCTCAAATTGGAATTGTGCAGCAGGATGTTTTCCTTTTTACAGGCACATTAAGAGAAAATATTGCGTACGGAAAACTGGGTGCAACACAGGAGGAAATAGAGGAAGCTGCTAAAAGAGCTCATTTAGAAAGTTTTATTGAATCACTTCCATTTGGCTATGACACCCAAATTGGTGAACGTGGCTTAAAGTTATCAGGAGGACAAAAGCAACGTATTGCAATAGCAAGAATGTTTTTGAAAAATCCACCGATTTTAATATTAGATGAGGCCACATCAGCGTTGGATACAGAAACAGAACTTATTATCCAGCAAGCCTTAACAGAGTTATCACAAAACCGGACAACACTTGTTATTGCACATCGTCTTGCAACTATTCGAAACGCAGACCGTATCGTCGTTGTGACAGAGGATGGAATTGCTGAACAAGGAAAGCATGATGAATTAATTGAACAAGGTGGAATCTTTGCCAACCTTCATCGTGTCCAATATCAGAGGTAA
- a CDS encoding acetate uptake transporter: MNNHQVKITTADPSALGLFGLAMVTLVASSQKLGITDGLSFILPWAFFLGGLAQLFACVQDAKHNNIFGTTAFGAFGLFWFGVGMSWLIQLGAFGENLAANVDPKQLGVAFIGYLIFSVYMTIGAMETHKVLFFIFVFIDFLFIGLSLSTFGIMHEATHMLAAVSELIIALLSFYGSAAVVLNTHFGQVVLPIGKPFGVFKK; encoded by the coding sequence ATGAATAATCATCAAGTAAAAATTACAACGGCAGATCCATCAGCGCTTGGGTTATTTGGATTAGCAATGGTGACTCTTGTGGCGTCATCACAAAAATTAGGGATTACAGACGGCTTATCGTTTATTTTACCTTGGGCGTTCTTTTTAGGTGGACTAGCCCAACTGTTTGCCTGTGTTCAAGATGCTAAGCACAATAATATTTTTGGTACCACAGCATTTGGTGCATTTGGGTTATTCTGGTTCGGTGTTGGTATGTCCTGGTTGATCCAACTAGGTGCTTTTGGAGAGAACTTAGCGGCAAATGTTGATCCGAAGCAACTTGGTGTTGCGTTTATCGGTTATTTGATTTTTAGTGTATATATGACGATTGGTGCAATGGAAACTCATAAAGTATTATTCTTTATTTTTGTTTTTATCGATTTCTTATTCATTGGGTTATCATTAAGCACATTTGGCATTATGCACGAAGCGACTCATATGCTGGCAGCTGTATCTGAGTTAATCATTGCATTGCTTTCTTTCTATGGATCTGCAGCAGTTGTTTTAAATACACATTTTGGACAGGTTGTTTTACCAATTGGTAAGCCATTTGGTGTTTTTAAGAAGTAA
- the rocF gene encoding arginase encodes MKKHITIIGAPMDLGQSRRGVDMGPSAIRYAGVVERLEMLDYKIHDKGDIQIGRPGREEETSAGNNLKYLNAVSKASQKLAEAVDEVVNKGSFPLVFGGDHSIAIGTLAGISKHYQNLGVIWYDAHGDLNTGETSPSGNIHGMPLAVSLGIGHQDLTTIAGYTGKIKPENIVIIGARSLDEGEKLLIHEKGIKVYTMHEIDRLGMTKVMEDAIAYLKNKTDGVHLSLDLDGLDPSDAPGVGTPVLGGISYRESHLAMEILEESKMITSAEFVEVNPILDEKNKTAEVAVALMGSLFGEKLL; translated from the coding sequence ATGAAAAAGCATATAACAATCATTGGGGCTCCTATGGATTTAGGGCAATCCAGAAGAGGAGTTGACATGGGGCCGAGTGCAATTCGCTATGCGGGTGTTGTAGAGCGTTTAGAAATGCTAGATTATAAGATTCACGATAAAGGGGATATTCAAATTGGCAGACCAGGAAGGGAAGAGGAAACTTCTGCCGGGAATAATTTGAAATATTTAAATGCTGTTTCAAAGGCTAGTCAAAAATTAGCAGAAGCAGTAGATGAAGTTGTAAATAAGGGGTCATTTCCACTCGTATTTGGTGGTGACCACAGTATTGCCATAGGGACACTTGCTGGTATTTCTAAGCATTATCAGAATTTAGGTGTCATTTGGTATGACGCCCATGGAGATTTAAATACTGGTGAAACTTCACCTTCAGGAAATATACATGGTATGCCGTTGGCGGTAAGTCTTGGAATTGGACATCAGGATTTAACAACAATTGCAGGGTACACGGGAAAAATAAAGCCGGAGAATATTGTCATTATTGGTGCACGTTCATTAGATGAAGGAGAAAAACTACTTATCCATGAAAAAGGAATTAAAGTGTACACAATGCATGAAATCGATCGACTCGGGATGACAAAGGTAATGGAAGATGCGATCGCTTACTTAAAAAATAAAACTGATGGTGTTCATTTATCTCTTGATTTAGACGGACTTGATCCGAGTGATGCACCTGGTGTAGGGACTCCGGTTTTAGGAGGAATTAGTTACAGAGAAAGCCATTTAGCAATGGAAATTTTAGAAGAATCAAAAATGATTACGTCAGCTGAATTTGTTGAGGTAAATCCGATATTGGATGAAAAGAATAAAACAGCAGAAGTAGCAGTTGCGTTAATGGGGTCGTTATTTGGGGAAAAGCTTCTATAA
- a CDS encoding ornithine--oxo-acid transaminase, producing the protein MKLKTTSEQVIDQTEQYGAKNYHPLPIVISKAEGIWVEDPEGNRYMDMLSAYSAVNQGHRHPKIIQALKDQADKVTLTSRAFHNDQLGPWYERITSLTKKEMALPMNTGAEAVETAVKAIRRWGYQVKGILKNQAEIIACEGNFHGRTMTAVSLSSDEEYRKGFGPMLPGIKLIPYGDIEALKAAITQNTAGFLFEPIQGEAGINIPPTGFIKEAFDLCKANNILFVADEIQAGLGRSGKLFACDWEGVIPDMYILGKALGGGVFPISCVVANRDVLGVFNPGSHGSTFGGNPLACAVSLASLEVIEEEKLIERSLELGTYFMEQLKEINNPVIKEIRGRGLFIGVELTEPARGYCEKLKEQGLLCKETHDMVIRFAPPLVITKAELDWAIERIKQVLA; encoded by the coding sequence ATGAAATTGAAAACAACATCAGAACAAGTCATTGATCAAACAGAGCAATACGGGGCAAAAAATTATCACCCCTTACCAATTGTTATTTCCAAGGCAGAGGGAATTTGGGTTGAGGACCCTGAAGGAAATCGTTATATGGATATGTTAAGTGCTTATTCTGCAGTAAACCAGGGACATCGACATCCAAAGATTATTCAAGCCTTAAAAGATCAGGCTGATAAAGTGACCTTAACATCGCGAGCTTTTCATAATGATCAATTAGGTCCGTGGTATGAACGAATTACCAGCCTTACAAAAAAGGAAATGGCACTTCCGATGAATACTGGAGCGGAAGCTGTAGAAACTGCTGTCAAAGCAATAAGACGATGGGGTTATCAAGTGAAAGGGATCTTAAAAAACCAAGCGGAGATTATTGCATGTGAAGGGAATTTCCATGGTCGAACAATGACAGCTGTCTCCCTTTCTTCTGATGAAGAATATCGAAAAGGCTTCGGCCCTATGTTACCTGGTATTAAGCTCATACCTTATGGAGACATTGAGGCTTTAAAGGCAGCGATTACACAGAATACAGCTGGTTTTCTTTTTGAACCAATTCAAGGAGAGGCGGGAATTAATATACCTCCAACAGGCTTTATCAAGGAAGCCTTTGATTTATGCAAGGCAAATAATATATTATTTGTTGCTGATGAAATTCAAGCAGGTTTAGGTCGATCAGGAAAATTATTTGCCTGTGATTGGGAAGGTGTAATACCTGATATGTATATTTTAGGCAAAGCACTGGGTGGCGGTGTGTTTCCAATATCATGTGTGGTAGCTAACCGTGATGTTCTTGGCGTTTTTAACCCTGGCTCTCATGGATCAACATTTGGAGGTAACCCATTAGCCTGTGCGGTCTCACTTGCTTCACTCGAGGTTATTGAAGAAGAAAAATTAATAGAGCGCTCTTTGGAATTAGGTACTTATTTTATGGAACAATTGAAGGAAATAAACAACCCGGTTATTAAGGAGATTAGAGGAAGAGGACTTTTTATCGGAGTTGAACTAACTGAACCTGCTCGCGGCTATTGTGAAAAGTTAAAAGAACAGGGATTACTATGTAAAGAAACACATGATATGGTCATCCGCTTTGCACCTCCACTAGTCATTACAAAAGCGGAGCTTGATTGGGCGATTGAAAGAATTAAACAGGTATTGGCATAA
- a CDS encoding WXG100 family type VII secretion target — MSGIIRVTPAELVSMANRYSSESSQVGEQVSRLDTMIRELEGMWEGESSRAFSEQYQSLRPSFIQMQQLLEDISTQLNSTSKALEDADQQIASQIRG; from the coding sequence ATGTCTGGAATTATTCGTGTTACCCCTGCAGAGTTAGTAAGCATGGCCAACCGTTACTCTAGTGAAAGCAGCCAAGTTGGAGAGCAAGTTTCTCGTCTTGATACAATGATCCGCGAGCTTGAAGGTATGTGGGAAGGTGAATCAAGCAGAGCGTTCAGTGAACAATACCAATCTTTAAGACCTTCATTTATTCAAATGCAACAGCTTCTTGAGGATATCTCAACTCAACTTAACAGCACATCTAAAGCACTTGAAGATGCTGATCAGCAAATTGCAAGTCAAATTAGAGGGTAA
- a CDS encoding EsaB/YukD family protein: MYIEITIDLKNYQQDSFDIRLSNYHSVKKLIDIVWQAKSMAEPPRQGAWIRVVNKQKVIQGTERLLDAGIRTGDRIEIL; encoded by the coding sequence ATGTACATAGAAATTACAATTGATCTAAAAAACTACCAACAAGACAGCTTTGATATCAGACTATCTAATTACCATTCTGTTAAAAAATTAATTGATATCGTTTGGCAAGCAAAAAGTATGGCAGAGCCGCCAAGACAAGGTGCTTGGATAAGAGTTGTTAATAAACAGAAGGTTATACAAGGAACAGAGCGACTCCTGGATGCAGGTATACGAACAGGAGACAGAATTGAAATTCTATAA
- the essB gene encoding type VII secretion protein EssB: MSTENNSTSYLTDQLEAIITRKEQIMTFAFQKEKVKLDNPTEISFLTELNPSIEKDIVMKDDELTIQYKLPNTYSFLLPQLKRLDEKERFVLGYKIVQSVTNHKLSRIHLVVCPDNIVLDQGLHTYFLHYGVKESLPPYEHNLEKLFQEVKATVASVVDTTYSFEQYVQFSQTIKLSTVVKKIMEAKEYNELLDIIDGEIGRVNHEKTLQMTVNKNTWKLNRYVLIGVSLLFIPAFIYSLYSIFSLQPKKDSFIQAQEEFLQNNYSEVVTELQPYSIEDMPKVTQYQLSLSYIVNESLSEDQQETVRNTITLQTDPQYYEYWIRIGRGEAEDALDIARFLEDRDLILFGLLKYKEQLKSDDSLDREEREQALADIENEIEEYQREAESELVEEEQDQPVSTPVEEETQPAETEVETNEQTEQQQTQTKQESTQGETKAE, translated from the coding sequence ATGTCAACAGAAAATAACTCTACCTCATACCTAACAGATCAACTGGAAGCCATTATCACGCGTAAAGAGCAAATCATGACATTTGCTTTTCAAAAGGAAAAAGTTAAATTAGATAATCCTACGGAAATCTCCTTTCTAACTGAATTAAACCCGTCGATTGAAAAGGACATAGTTATGAAGGACGATGAGCTCACCATTCAATATAAACTCCCTAATACCTATTCTTTTCTTCTTCCTCAATTGAAACGATTAGATGAGAAAGAGCGATTCGTTCTTGGATATAAAATCGTGCAGTCAGTGACAAATCATAAACTTTCACGAATTCATCTCGTTGTGTGTCCGGACAACATCGTTCTTGACCAAGGACTACATACATATTTTCTTCATTACGGAGTAAAAGAAAGTCTACCTCCTTATGAACATAATCTCGAGAAATTATTTCAAGAGGTAAAGGCAACTGTTGCTTCTGTTGTAGATACAACCTATTCATTTGAGCAATATGTCCAGTTTTCTCAAACAATAAAGCTATCAACAGTAGTGAAAAAGATAATGGAAGCAAAGGAGTATAATGAATTACTTGACATAATTGATGGTGAAATCGGGAGAGTTAACCATGAAAAAACCCTTCAGATGACTGTAAATAAGAATACATGGAAACTTAATCGGTATGTGTTAATTGGAGTTTCTTTATTGTTTATTCCGGCATTTATTTATAGCTTATATTCAATATTTTCATTACAGCCAAAGAAAGATAGCTTTATTCAAGCACAGGAGGAGTTTCTGCAAAATAACTATAGTGAAGTTGTAACTGAGCTTCAGCCATATAGCATTGAAGATATGCCAAAGGTGACTCAATATCAATTGTCCTTATCTTATATTGTGAATGAATCATTATCGGAAGACCAACAAGAAACGGTTCGAAATACAATTACTTTACAAACAGATCCTCAATATTATGAGTACTGGATTCGAATTGGACGTGGTGAGGCTGAGGATGCACTCGATATTGCGAGATTCCTGGAAGATAGAGACCTTATCTTATTTGGATTATTAAAATATAAAGAACAATTAAAATCTGATGATAGTTTAGATCGTGAAGAAAGAGAGCAAGCGTTAGCTGATATAGAAAATGAAATTGAGGAATATCAACGAGAAGCAGAGTCAGAACTTGTTGAAGAAGAACAAGATCAGCCTGTATCGACTCCAGTCGAGGAAGAAACCCAGCCTGCTGAAACGGAAGTCGAAACGAATGAGCAGACTGAACAGCAACAAACACAAACAAAACAAGAAAGTACTCAAGGAGAAACAAAAGCTGAGTAG